A stretch of Treponema vincentii F0403 DNA encodes these proteins:
- a CDS encoding tetratricopeptide repeat protein, protein MIMVLRPISKYFILYLLFFSLLFTCFSCTTVKGRVNTTDTSDQSLTATILPLPSAAQLALSRTDSQVQADMEIASPESIRRAVNRVYSASQGFTVEKQFQLTLAARLMRLVYPLELVDWNVPSYQQSDPSLDALAQIEKGVYPQKLGLNTFFDAVIPAIILTRGINVTEYADALEKRLFAARNFNSLSVLPPYLLGLLYEQQGRLSDAEASYRMAWGQDESCYPAGMRLAYLALRNNNNDIAYEIAEKLYSRYPNAAAIQLLLAETYLEKGDLEKAEEIVYALLKTGNDFGRPFFLRVRLHIVKKEYLTANALLDEFAKQNRVDKDYLLLRGRVLLEWSKNVTEAKQCLEKAVTLYPGDSEVMLACANFCFETKNTVNGKNTNDFIEALLKQNPRNILAIRLLVKDDIAEKRWESAFERAQYLYDNNPSEEDVVLYARVCAGMNNWEAAVDTARAAYNAAQNKPSDEIITLYLQALYGAKRYGILRQVINRHLADARSALKSVLIYYQSLLESNDEEKLALLRSSLLADPRSSLTLFALYGWYFEHKDYRKAYYYLQQVIALDPYNKTYLQLAEKLERLQ, encoded by the coding sequence ATGATTATGGTTCTTCGCCCTATCTCAAAGTATTTCATATTATATTTGTTGTTTTTTTCTCTTCTGTTTACCTGTTTTTCATGTACTACGGTTAAAGGCCGTGTTAATACTACCGATACCTCTGACCAGTCTCTAACTGCTACTATTTTACCGTTACCTTCTGCTGCGCAGCTTGCATTAAGCCGCACGGATTCGCAGGTACAGGCTGATATGGAGATCGCTTCTCCTGAGAGCATCCGGAGAGCTGTAAACCGTGTGTATTCCGCATCGCAAGGCTTTACTGTGGAGAAGCAATTTCAATTGACACTGGCTGCACGCTTGATGCGTCTCGTATACCCGCTTGAACTTGTCGATTGGAATGTACCGAGTTATCAGCAGAGTGATCCTTCTCTCGATGCATTGGCTCAGATTGAAAAAGGTGTTTATCCTCAAAAACTGGGGCTTAATACATTCTTTGATGCCGTTATTCCTGCGATTATCTTAACACGCGGAATAAATGTAACGGAATATGCTGATGCACTGGAAAAGCGTTTATTTGCTGCGAGAAATTTTAATTCTTTATCTGTCTTGCCTCCTTATCTTTTGGGGCTTTTGTATGAGCAGCAGGGTAGACTTTCTGATGCGGAAGCTTCCTATCGAATGGCATGGGGACAAGATGAAAGCTGCTATCCCGCCGGTATGCGCTTGGCTTATTTGGCGCTCCGGAACAATAATAATGATATAGCGTATGAAATTGCTGAAAAACTATATAGCCGTTATCCTAATGCGGCAGCAATTCAGTTGCTGCTTGCGGAAACGTATCTTGAAAAAGGTGATTTAGAAAAAGCAGAAGAGATTGTTTATGCACTGCTTAAAACGGGTAATGATTTTGGGCGTCCATTCTTTTTGCGTGTTCGTCTCCATATTGTGAAGAAAGAGTATTTAACTGCTAATGCCTTGCTTGATGAATTTGCTAAACAAAATAGGGTTGATAAAGATTATCTTTTACTGCGTGGACGCGTTTTACTCGAATGGAGCAAAAATGTTACTGAAGCAAAACAATGTTTGGAAAAAGCTGTAACTTTGTATCCGGGAGATTCAGAAGTTATGCTGGCTTGTGCGAATTTTTGCTTTGAAACAAAAAATACCGTTAACGGGAAAAACACTAACGATTTTATTGAAGCGCTATTAAAGCAAAATCCTCGTAATATTCTTGCAATCCGCCTTTTGGTAAAGGATGATATAGCGGAAAAACGATGGGAAAGCGCCTTTGAGCGTGCACAATATTTGTATGATAATAATCCTTCTGAAGAAGATGTCGTACTCTATGCCCGTGTTTGTGCCGGAATGAATAACTGGGAAGCGGCGGTGGATACGGCGCGAGCTGCATATAACGCCGCCCAAAATAAGCCGTCCGACGAAATTATTACATTATATTTGCAGGCTCTTTACGGGGCGAAAAGATACGGCATTCTTAGGCAAGTTATTAACCGCCATCTTGCCGATGCCCGTTCAGCTTTGAAGTCGGTTTTAATTTATTATCAATCGCTGCTTGAATCTAATGATGAAGAGAAGCTCGCGCTTTTGCGCTCGAGTCTTTTAGCTGATCCGCGCAGTTCGCTAACGCTGTTTGCCTTATACGGATGGTATTTTGAGCATAAAGATTATCGCAAAGCATACTATTATTTACAGCAAGTTATTGCACTTGACCCTTATAATAAAACTTATTTGCAACTCGCCGAAAAATTGGAAAGACTCCAGTAA
- a CDS encoding DUF4097 family beta strand repeat-containing protein, whose protein sequence is MKKRITAAFLIIGIGGILVIIGMMMGGSVKKAFYKSDYEEWNMDDKHTNMVQPADIHEVQLTSNDSVLKQLKADISYVTLRIEPHNKQSVAYSITNNTKRVDASVQVEGNVLTVSTKKNRNWNWFLGWHRDEIGRSKTVITVKIPQNTLFDTVDINTGAASLTLDGFTATQRFILNTGAGEVNINNITASNVNIKTGVGETVFRNCSFTDTEMHTGVGETVFDGKIFQNLEIHAGIGEIDMRINGKKDDYAIDITSGIGSVSVNGASGSGLMGNIVKENQRTALHTIEVKAGIGEVNINFTE, encoded by the coding sequence ATGAAAAAAAGAATAACAGCAGCTTTTTTGATTATTGGAATTGGCGGTATACTCGTCATTATCGGAATGATGATGGGCGGAAGCGTTAAAAAAGCTTTTTATAAATCAGACTATGAGGAGTGGAACATGGATGACAAGCATACAAATATGGTGCAGCCGGCAGATATACATGAAGTACAGCTCACCTCGAACGATTCCGTTTTAAAACAGCTTAAAGCGGATATTTCTTATGTTACGCTGCGGATTGAACCGCACAATAAACAATCCGTTGCCTACAGCATCACGAATAACACCAAAAGGGTCGATGCGTCCGTGCAAGTTGAGGGAAATGTTTTGACGGTTAGCACAAAAAAGAACCGCAATTGGAATTGGTTTTTGGGATGGCATCGGGATGAAATAGGGCGCTCTAAAACGGTTATCACGGTAAAGATACCTCAAAATACGCTCTTCGATACCGTTGACATCAATACGGGAGCGGCATCGCTGACGCTTGACGGATTTACCGCCACTCAACGATTTATACTGAATACCGGCGCCGGCGAGGTCAATATCAACAATATTACCGCATCAAATGTGAACATTAAAACAGGAGTAGGAGAAACCGTGTTCCGAAATTGCAGTTTTACGGATACCGAGATGCACACGGGAGTCGGTGAAACCGTTTTTGACGGAAAGATATTTCAGAATCTTGAAATTCATGCAGGAATCGGTGAAATAGATATGCGCATCAACGGAAAAAAGGACGACTATGCAATTGATATAACCTCCGGCATCGGTTCAGTTTCGGTAAACGGCGCGAGCGGAAGCGGACTAATGGGTAATATCGTTAAAGAAAACCAGCGTACTGCTTTACATACTATTGAAGTTAAAGCCGGTATAGGGGAAGTCAATATCAATTTTACCGAATAA
- a CDS encoding PspC domain-containing protein → MEKKLYRSQNDKKLCGVCGGIAEYFDIDPTVIRLLWILATLFFGSGILCYIICALVMPVKKEEPLEYEYVRKDEGDTEQ, encoded by the coding sequence ATGGAAAAAAAGCTTTATCGAAGCCAAAACGATAAAAAACTCTGCGGTGTATGCGGCGGTATTGCCGAATACTTTGACATCGACCCAACCGTCATCCGGTTGTTGTGGATTCTCGCGACCCTTTTCTTCGGCAGCGGTATTCTCTGCTATATCATCTGTGCATTAGTCATGCCGGTAAAAAAAGAGGAACCGCTCGAATATGAATATGTCCGGAAAGATGAAGGCGACACGGAACAATAA
- a CDS encoding DUF1700 domain-containing protein — protein sequence MTRKEFMAELAVRLHRLPQEDLQAALQYYEEYFDEAGSQNEQAVINELKSPAHLASKILSDYAVKEAKKARASTKSGWRAFWFTILAICAAPVAVPLIIASVVIIIALGFAGFAVVFALVIAAGAVFIKGIGSLFLGSASALLLFGSALILVGFALLIFHGISALIAGIGTHIKNKSDR from the coding sequence ATGACCCGTAAAGAATTTATGGCCGAGCTGGCTGTACGGCTGCATCGGCTGCCGCAAGAAGATTTACAGGCGGCATTGCAATATTACGAAGAGTATTTTGACGAAGCAGGCAGTCAAAATGAACAAGCTGTTATAAACGAACTAAAAAGTCCCGCACATCTTGCCTCAAAGATTTTATCGGATTATGCCGTAAAAGAAGCGAAAAAAGCCCGTGCATCTACAAAAAGCGGGTGGCGCGCTTTTTGGTTTACCATACTGGCGATTTGTGCAGCACCCGTCGCAGTACCGCTGATTATCGCATCGGTAGTCATTATTATAGCGCTCGGATTTGCAGGATTTGCGGTTGTCTTTGCCTTGGTGATTGCAGCAGGAGCTGTTTTTATTAAAGGTATCGGCAGCTTGTTCTTAGGTTCCGCTTCCGCGTTATTGCTTTTCGGCAGCGCATTAATTCTCGTAGGTTTTGCATTGCTGATCTTTCACGGTATCAGCGCATTAATTGCCGGTATTGGGACTCATATTAAGAATAAGTCAGATAGATGA
- a CDS encoding PadR family transcriptional regulator yields MLFSINSGLLEACVLAILSNEDSYGYKLTQDVKDVMSISESTLYPVLKRLQTAGFLETYDMPIDGRNRKYYRITTAGKRQQSLYCDEWKSYKELIEKIFKGAQRS; encoded by the coding sequence GTGCTTTTTTCAATTAACTCAGGATTGCTTGAAGCCTGCGTGCTTGCCATCTTGAGTAATGAAGATTCCTACGGCTATAAGTTAACACAGGATGTAAAGGATGTAATGTCCATCTCTGAATCGACACTCTATCCGGTATTAAAACGGCTGCAAACTGCGGGCTTTTTAGAAACCTATGACATGCCCATTGATGGACGCAATAGAAAATATTATCGTATAACAACTGCCGGGAAACGGCAGCAAAGCTTATACTGCGATGAATGGAAATCATACAAGGAATTAATCGAAAAGATTTTTAAAGGAGCACAGCGTTCATGA
- a CDS encoding LamG-like jellyroll fold domain-containing protein: MMCIKKIFAVLFFFSCVLAAAFTGDAVFELGGKQGWGMLQYTENIQMCPGKYGNPGISLSSSAPKITQETDLYLNFDSPSIIEETSSYTVVSSTMRFAGAEQAKLGVGAAMCSPHVKTAGLILKPQKGSFFAGEGSAGSFTIEFWIAPSVTESGSVILQWYSAYFERDRLTDQHIIAQILQNKLQWDFFNIWQDKYNNGISIQLKGRTNLIPSQWSHHLITYNEEIGLLEYRMNGHTENIVYVTENGREGDAVLLSRLGHAADLSIGVHYSGLLDEMKITKRFFEPPTFAEQAALFDRYHLNGGRFESLIIDSGGSMSQAKKLTISADTPIQTEAVFFVRSGENRYSWTDTEPAWKPVRSGQAITGMQGRFFQIAGNLYPDAEGQKTPVVHSISFEYEKDSEPLPPARLFAAPRDGSIELSWTPSIDFDVKGYMVYYGERRGEYFSAGSPLNVGKVLSYRVPNLDNGKIYFFAVAAYDDEEGIRVGSFSQEVWARPRKE, encoded by the coding sequence ATGATGTGTATAAAAAAAATTTTTGCAGTGTTATTTTTTTTCTCGTGCGTCCTTGCCGCTGCTTTTACCGGTGATGCGGTATTTGAATTAGGCGGAAAACAGGGCTGGGGAATGCTGCAATATACTGAGAATATACAGATGTGCCCGGGAAAATACGGGAATCCCGGTATTTCACTGAGCAGCAGTGCTCCCAAGATAACGCAGGAAACCGATCTCTATCTTAACTTTGATTCTCCCTCTATTATAGAAGAGACAAGTTCATATACGGTTGTATCGTCAACAATGCGCTTCGCAGGAGCCGAACAGGCAAAGCTCGGCGTAGGGGCGGCAATGTGCAGCCCTCATGTAAAAACGGCCGGTTTAATTTTAAAACCGCAAAAAGGTTCTTTTTTTGCAGGCGAAGGTTCCGCCGGTTCGTTTACGATAGAGTTTTGGATAGCGCCGTCGGTTACCGAAAGCGGCAGCGTCATTCTTCAATGGTATTCCGCATATTTTGAACGAGATCGCCTAACCGATCAACATATCATTGCTCAAATTCTTCAAAATAAGTTGCAATGGGACTTTTTTAATATTTGGCAGGATAAATATAATAACGGTATTTCTATTCAGTTGAAGGGACGTACTAATTTAATTCCTTCTCAATGGTCGCATCATTTGATTACATACAATGAAGAGATAGGCCTTTTGGAATACCGCATGAACGGACATACGGAAAATATCGTTTATGTTACCGAAAACGGACGGGAAGGCGATGCCGTTTTATTATCAAGGCTGGGACATGCCGCCGATCTTTCAATCGGTGTGCACTATTCGGGACTGCTTGACGAAATGAAGATAACCAAGCGTTTTTTTGAACCGCCGACCTTTGCCGAACAAGCTGCGTTATTTGACCGCTATCACCTTAACGGCGGCCGCTTTGAATCCCTTATTATCGATTCAGGCGGTTCGATGTCGCAGGCAAAGAAGCTTACTATTTCTGCAGATACTCCAATCCAAACGGAGGCGGTGTTTTTTGTCCGCTCCGGCGAAAACCGCTATTCTTGGACGGATACGGAGCCGGCGTGGAAGCCTGTCCGCAGCGGCCAAGCTATTACGGGAATGCAGGGGAGATTCTTTCAAATAGCGGGAAATCTCTATCCGGATGCTGAAGGACAAAAAACACCGGTTGTGCATTCCATCAGCTTTGAATACGAAAAAGATTCCGAACCGCTGCCGCCGGCCCGCTTATTTGCAGCGCCGAGGGATGGCAGTATCGAACTGTCATGGACACCGTCGATTGATTTTGATGTAAAAGGTTATATGGTATATTATGGGGAGCGCCGGGGAGAATATTTTTCGGCAGGATCGCCGCTTAATGTAGGCAAGGTACTTTCCTATCGTGTACCGAATTTGGATAACGGCAAAATTTATTTTTTTGCAGTTGCAGCGTATGATGATGAAGAAGGTATACGGGTGGGTTCCTTTTCTCAAGAAGTATGGGCAAGGCCGCGGAAGGAATAG
- a CDS encoding tetratricopeptide repeat protein — protein sequence MSESLDFIFERANSALITQDFEYAEQLLTNVLKKHPDILPHDKTKIESLLARIYGDEGDLERSLAAYLRLYEREPDNVDLMLSLGRIYRHLGRYDAALEILKKAEDIGGDTDEILYNIAKTYKRMGNYDEAADYFSRAIEVKPDHAHAYDRLGNLYVLTGDTDKAIEVYKQGLRVDPNHPYLNFHLAGLLRQEKRYEEAIVYYNSALRINPAWGEVLSGIAAAYLQLDKLDDALDTYRSLLRVTGENAPIYTELGYLFEKKRLLQEAEQYYYDALAIDFGFAPAALALTRLLENKQQYNEALPILLAAETAPVNADNHALRLKAIQMCMYAKDYAKAYEIFGRLDAEHSNSLSALKLRGQLYALTGESEQAEETFKQILKIAPAAIEFRQELAEQYLLAHKYEEAKEQLNLFLKQRPTDISALMALGRTEELLNNPQAAYQDYQKVLELKPDAIEARSALSRLFQKRGDTLEALKTASEILNMQSGFEIGEHEQDMAASLDLYEQAAERYIADPLLTKNLEQLKPDDSYLYISPTELNPEPDRSIPSLRDISQSERELPFEMLIEGTEEIKELPPEEDDDVSIGGMQLSGNAQSGTSGQPAFPRYDNSAPLSSATGSGGNFGMAGMSPAAGSTADSTPQTRNNLPVMQSGTAGSPAFSSPIEELYLNPENATNNAAIGIGGISQKNVEALHKRRDLLKDEAIQERLKILNTYGTTMGFLQDIISDIDKQLDENWYAQAVELLAERIAENLSRKVPLQMVSPQEAPHEVLTTDEPEMPDEDNGDMQSGADESIPSEEPVSIPSEEGVQVIETQEDAILAAGRNKEAEPAIDDFLGVEIINEDKPLADTETVSASPKSNDDDNTETGDTGKTSDTGKTGDTDDGELSFDDVEIEDEAEPRDSQEPFVLDQEQQNLLWCHAKHQVKDSSSLEQYLNTTDPEQLAQLFLYLRDLFAYLPQEELDIFLNSSERIQIYYIIARLSGELGLKERANLIQQACSVVSAQPPYNDAAVFKLLSYLRDLSIALPDQELGTRVRQELEQLMANMSSVLPDL from the coding sequence ATGTCGGAGTCACTTGATTTTATCTTTGAGCGTGCAAATTCAGCTTTAATTACTCAGGACTTTGAATATGCCGAACAGTTGTTGACTAATGTGCTCAAAAAGCATCCTGATATATTGCCGCATGATAAGACCAAAATTGAAAGTTTATTGGCGCGCATCTATGGAGATGAGGGAGATCTTGAACGGTCATTAGCAGCCTATCTTCGTTTATATGAACGCGAACCCGATAATGTTGATTTGATGTTGAGCCTTGGGCGTATTTATCGGCATTTAGGGCGCTATGACGCTGCTCTTGAGATATTAAAAAAAGCAGAAGATATAGGCGGTGATACCGATGAAATACTGTACAATATTGCAAAGACCTATAAAAGGATGGGCAACTATGATGAGGCTGCCGACTATTTTTCCCGTGCAATAGAAGTAAAACCCGACCATGCCCACGCCTATGATCGACTTGGTAATCTTTATGTTCTGACAGGGGATACGGATAAGGCAATTGAAGTATATAAACAAGGTTTACGGGTAGACCCAAATCATCCTTATTTGAATTTTCATCTTGCCGGATTGTTACGGCAAGAAAAACGGTATGAAGAAGCTATTGTATACTACAATTCGGCACTCCGTATTAACCCTGCATGGGGCGAAGTTTTGTCGGGTATTGCCGCTGCCTATTTACAGTTGGATAAACTTGACGACGCGCTGGATACGTATCGTTCGCTGTTGCGGGTAACCGGAGAGAATGCACCGATATATACCGAACTCGGGTATCTCTTTGAAAAAAAACGGCTGCTGCAAGAAGCGGAACAATATTACTATGATGCTTTAGCGATAGATTTCGGCTTTGCTCCTGCCGCCCTTGCGCTGACTCGGCTATTGGAAAATAAACAGCAGTATAATGAAGCGCTGCCGATACTGCTCGCTGCAGAAACCGCTCCGGTAAATGCCGATAATCATGCATTGCGGCTTAAAGCTATCCAAATGTGCATGTATGCGAAGGACTATGCTAAGGCGTATGAGATTTTCGGACGATTGGATGCGGAGCATAGCAACAGCCTTAGCGCGCTGAAACTACGTGGGCAGCTTTATGCCCTTACCGGCGAATCGGAACAAGCCGAAGAAACATTTAAACAGATATTAAAAATAGCACCGGCAGCAATAGAGTTCCGCCAAGAACTTGCAGAGCAATATCTATTAGCACATAAATATGAAGAAGCAAAGGAACAGCTTAACCTCTTTTTAAAGCAAAGGCCGACCGATATTTCCGCATTGATGGCATTAGGAAGAACCGAAGAATTATTGAATAATCCGCAGGCCGCATATCAAGATTATCAAAAGGTACTTGAATTAAAACCCGATGCTATTGAAGCCCGCTCGGCTCTTTCGAGATTGTTTCAAAAGAGAGGAGACACGCTTGAGGCTTTAAAAACTGCAAGTGAAATTCTCAATATGCAAAGCGGTTTTGAAATAGGGGAACATGAGCAAGACATGGCAGCATCGCTCGATCTCTATGAGCAGGCTGCTGAAAGGTATATTGCCGATCCGCTGCTGACCAAAAATCTTGAACAATTAAAACCCGACGATTCATATCTTTATATTTCACCGACTGAACTAAATCCGGAACCGGATAGAAGTATTCCATCATTACGGGATATATCCCAATCCGAACGGGAACTCCCTTTTGAAATGCTCATTGAAGGGACGGAAGAGATTAAGGAACTACCTCCGGAGGAAGACGACGATGTTTCTATCGGCGGTATGCAGCTGAGCGGGAATGCTCAATCCGGTACATCCGGACAGCCTGCATTTCCTCGCTATGACAATTCCGCACCTCTATCCTCTGCAACCGGTTCCGGCGGGAATTTCGGCATGGCGGGAATGTCTCCGGCAGCAGGAAGTACGGCCGATTCCACGCCCCAAACAAGAAACAACTTGCCGGTTATGCAATCCGGTACGGCCGGAAGTCCGGCCTTTTCTTCTCCTATTGAAGAACTTTATCTTAATCCCGAAAATGCTACAAATAATGCTGCTATCGGTATAGGCGGCATTTCCCAAAAAAATGTAGAAGCGCTGCATAAACGCCGGGATCTCCTTAAAGATGAGGCAATACAGGAACGCTTAAAGATATTGAATACCTACGGCACAACGATGGGGTTCTTGCAGGATATTATTTCGGATATCGATAAGCAGCTTGATGAGAATTGGTATGCACAGGCCGTGGAGTTGTTGGCCGAAAGAATTGCCGAAAACTTAAGCCGAAAAGTGCCGCTTCAAATGGTCAGCCCGCAAGAAGCTCCTCATGAGGTGCTGACAACGGATGAACCGGAGATGCCGGATGAAGATAACGGGGATATGCAGAGCGGAGCGGACGAATCGATACCAAGCGAGGAACCCGTATCAATACCGAGCGAAGAAGGCGTGCAAGTTATCGAAACACAGGAAGATGCCATACTTGCTGCCGGGCGAAATAAAGAAGCTGAGCCCGCAATCGATGACTTTCTGGGTGTCGAGATTATAAATGAAGATAAACCTCTTGCAGATACTGAAACGGTAAGCGCTTCTCCCAAATCCAATGATGACGATAACACGGAAACGGGCGATACCGGAAAAACAAGTGATACCGGAAAAACAGGTGATACCGATGACGGAGAGTTGTCATTCGATGATGTAGAAATTGAAGACGAAGCAGAACCCCGTGATAGTCAAGAGCCTTTTGTTCTTGATCAGGAACAGCAAAACCTCTTATGGTGTCATGCAAAACATCAGGTTAAAGATTCTTCTTCGCTTGAACAGTATCTTAATACAACCGATCCTGAACAGCTTGCACAGTTGTTCTTATACTTGCGTGATTTATTCGCCTATCTGCCGCAGGAAGAGCTTGATATTTTCCTGAATAGCAGCGAAAGAATACAAATCTACTATATCATTGCGCGGTTGTCGGGTGAATTGGGACTTAAAGAACGCGCCAATCTTATTCAACAGGCGTGTAGTGTTGTGAGTGCGCAGCCCCCATATAATGATGCGGCGGTGTTTAAATTGCTGAGTTATTTACGCGATTTAAGTATTGCCCTGCCGGATCAAGAATTGGGAACAAGGGTGAGGCAGGAACTGGAACAATTGATGGCAAATATGTCTTCGGTTCTGCCTGATCTGTAA
- the deoC gene encoding deoxyribose-phosphate aldolase, whose protein sequence is MELNKYIDHTLLKPNAVESEITALCKEAKEYHFASVCVNPCNVALVKKELADSDVMTCSVIGFPFGTQTTSVKCAETEQAIKDGANEIDMVINIGKLLEGNTEYVEKEIARLASICHANNAHLKVIVETCYLSEKDIANVCAAVEQAGADFIKTSTGYGSRGASLEDIALFKKYLKKGTKIKASGGIRTREDALKYIEAGCSRIGTSSGIKIIKG, encoded by the coding sequence ATGGAATTGAATAAGTATATCGACCATACCTTATTAAAACCGAATGCTGTAGAATCGGAAATTACCGCATTATGTAAAGAAGCGAAGGAATATCATTTTGCTTCGGTTTGCGTGAATCCTTGCAATGTCGCGCTGGTAAAAAAGGAACTTGCCGATTCCGATGTGATGACATGCAGTGTTATCGGTTTCCCGTTCGGGACACAAACCACCTCGGTAAAGTGTGCCGAAACGGAGCAAGCCATAAAGGACGGCGCCAATGAAATCGATATGGTGATCAATATCGGAAAATTACTGGAAGGTAATACCGAATATGTTGAAAAAGAAATTGCACGGCTCGCATCGATCTGTCATGCAAATAATGCACACTTAAAGGTCATCGTAGAAACCTGTTATTTGTCCGAAAAGGATATTGCAAATGTCTGCGCTGCAGTTGAACAGGCCGGAGCAGACTTTATTAAAACGTCTACCGGTTACGGCTCTCGCGGGGCATCGCTTGAAGATATTGCATTATTTAAAAAATACCTCAAAAAAGGTACAAAGATTAAGGCGTCGGGCGGTATCCGCACCCGCGAAGATGCGCTTAAATATATTGAAGCAGGTTGCTCACGAATAGGCACCAGTAGCGGTATTAAAATAATTAAGGGGTAG